Proteins encoded by one window of Venturia canescens isolate UGA chromosome 2, ASM1945775v1, whole genome shotgun sequence:
- the DNApol-delta gene encoding DNA polymerase delta catalytic subunit isoform X2 → MNKGSFTASPVPAKKAKFGDDDDDLGRTFEAELADMDYDDDDFNVTHITGEGPESKTTCEKWSRPAPPPLNPSKNSLTFQQIEVDHYVGTHLAGMPGSNVGPVPIMRMFGVTWEGNSVCCHVHGFCPYFFVTAPPKFTNEHCKPFKDALNTAVKKDMRSNPDNVQDAVLAVELVYKQTVYGYAGTEKSPFLRITVALQKLVAPSKRLIESENIYPAFYHDYRAFESNIDFDIRFMVDTNVLGCTWIELPANSWRFHVQSTTRCQIEVDVAWDAFIAHAPEGEWSKVAPFRILSFDIECAGRKGIFPEPNHDPVIQIANMVIKQGEPEPFIRNIFTLDTCAPIVGCQVMSFGTEQLMLQKWAEFVRDLDPDIFTGYNINNFDFPYLINRANHLNVRDFSYLGRVKNIKSVIKDQVLQSKQMGRRENKYVNFEGRVPFDLLLVLVRDYKLRSYTLNAVSYHFLQEQKEDVHHSIIADLQKGDAQTRRRLAVYCLKDAYLPLRLLDKLMCIIIYMEMARVTGVSLSSLLTRGQQIKVVSQLLRKTKEKDYLIPVHTGQGSDEQFDGATVLEPKRGFYKDPIATLDFSSLYPSIIMAHNICYTSLLGPKTVKQYNLQPDQYTVTPSNSYFAKASLCKGLLPEILENLLSARKKAKAELKKETDPLKQKVLDGRQYALKVSANSVYGFTGAQQGKLPCLEISGSVTAYGREMIEKTKQEVETHYRCENGYAHNAVVIYGDTDSVMVNFGVKEIEEAMKLGREAAEYVTDKFIKPIKLEFEKVYFPYLLINKKRYAGLYFTRPDKYDKMDCKGLETVRRDNCPLVANMMNTCLKKLLIDRNPEDALNYAKQIISDLLCNKVDISQLVITKELTKTDYTAKQAHVELAAKMKKRDAGTAPKLGDRVPYVFISATKGTPAYMKAEDPIYVLENNIPIDTTYYLENQLSKPLVRIFEPILGDRAESLLLKGEHTRTKTVVTSRVGALAAFTRKKEACIGCRAVLSADREKMALCKFCETKEVEFYQKELATGRKLEEKFCRLWTECQRCQGSLHQEVLCTSRDCPIFYMRKKVQMELDTQTKRIERFGIPDW, encoded by the exons ggatgatgatgatgatctTGGAAGAACGTTCGAAGCCGAACTTGCGGATATGGATTATGATGATGACGATTTTAACGTAACTCACATTACTGGAGAG gGACCCGAATCCAAAACCACTTGTGAAAAATGGAGTCGACCGGCACCACCTCCGCTAAATCCAagcaaaaattctctcactttCCAACAGATTGAAGTCGACCATTATGTTG GTACCCACCTAGCAGGGATGCCAGGTAGTAACGTGGGACCAGTACCAATAATGAGAATGTTCGGAGTTACTTGGGAAGGCAACTCCGTTTGTTGTCACGTACATGGTTTTTGTCCCTATTTTTTCGTAACCGCACCACCAAAATTCACTAACGAACATTGCAAACCTTTCAAG GATGCTCTTAACACTGCGGTCAAAAAGGACATGAGATCTAATCCCGATAATGTACAAGATGCTGTTTTAGCAGTAGAACTTGTATACAAGCAGACTGTTTATGGATACGCAGGAACAGAGAAATCACCATTTTTGCGGATAACCGTTGCACTACAAAAACTTGTCGCACCTTCCAAAAGGTTGATCGAGTCAGAAAACATATATCCAGCTTTTTATCACGATTATCGAGCTTTCGAAAGCAACATCGATTTTGATATACG ATTTATGGTTGATACCAATGTTCTCGGATGTACATGGATCGAGTTGCCGGCCAACAGTTGGCGATTTCACGTTCAATCGACGACCCGATGTCAAATCGAGGTAGACGTCGCTTGGGACGCTTTTATCGCACATGCACCTGAGGGTGAATGGTCCAAAGTGGCGCCGTTCAGGATTCTCAGTTTTGATATCGAATGCGCTGGTCGCAAAG gtataTTTCCCGAACCAAACCATGATCCGGTCATTCAAATCGCAAATATGGTCATAAAACAGGGCGAACCAGAGCCATTTATTCGGAATATTTTTACCCTCGATACTTGCGCTCCGATTGTTGGATGCCAAGTCATGAGCTTCGGCACTGAACAGCTAATGTTACAG AAATGGGCCGAGTTTGTGCGCGATTTGGATCCTGACATTTTCACCGGATACAACATCAACAATTTCGATTTTCCGTATCTTATAAACCGAGCTAATCACCTTAACGTCAGGGATTTTAGTTATCTCGGTAGagtcaaaaatataaaatctgtTATAAAAGATCAAGTTCTTCAGAGCAAACAGATGGGACGGAGAGAGAACAAATATGTGAACTTTGAGGGACGTGTTCCATTCGATTTGCTACTG gTTCTCGTGCGTGATTACAAATTGCGATCATATACCCTGAATGCCGTAAGTTATCATTTTCTTCAAGAACAAAAAGAAGACGTTCACCACAGTATTATCGCTGATTTGCAAAAAGGGGACGCTCAAACTCGTCGTCGCCTGGCTGTTTATTGTTTGAAAGACGCGTACTTGCCACTTCGATTGCTCGACAAACTCATGTGCATTATTATTTACATGGAAATGGCAAGAGTCACAGGAGTCTCGCTCTCCAGTTTGCTCACTCGGGGACAACAAATCAAAGTTGTTTCACAACTTTTACGTAAG acgaaagaaaaagattatttgATACCCGTGCATACCGGTCAGGGTAGTGATGAACAGTTCGATGGCGCAACGGTTCTTGAGCCCAAAAGAGGTTTCTACAAAGATCCCATCGCTACGTTGGATTTCAGTTCTCTATACCCGAGTATCATAATGGCTCACAACATCTGTTACACGTCTTTGCTCGGCCCAAAAACCGTAAAACAATACAATCTTCAGCCTGATCAATACACCGTGACTCCATCGAACTCATATTTCGCCAAAGCGTCCCTGTGTAAAGGTCTTTTGCCAGaaattctggaaaatttaTTGTCAGCGAGGAAGAAGGCAAAGGCTGAATTAAAGAAAGAGACTGATCCGCTGAAACAAAAAGTACTCGATGGTAGACAATACGCCTTGAAAGTCTCCGCGAATTCTGTTTACGGTTTCACGGGTGCTCAGCAAGGAAAACTGCCTTGCTTGGAAATATCTGGG AGTGTCACGGCTTACGGTCGAGAGATgatagaaaaaacaaaacaggaAGTGGAAACTCACTACAGATGTGAAAATGGTTATGCGCACAATGCGGTTGTAATTTACGGTGACACGGATTCGGTGATGGTGAATTTTGGAgtcaaagaaattgaagaagctATGAAACTTGGAAGAGAAGCTGCTGAATATGTAACGGATAAATTTATCAAACCCATAAAGCTAGAATTCGAGAAGGTTTATTTTCCTTATCTtcttataaacaaaaaacgttATGCCGGACTTTACTTCACGAGACCCGACAAATACGACAAAATGGATTGTAAGGGATTGGAAACTGTGCGGAGGGACAATTGTCCTTTGGTTGCAAATATGATGAATACGTGCTTGAAAAAACTACTCATCGATCG AAACCCGGAGGATGCTTTGAACTACGCTAAGCAAATAATCAGCGATTTGCTTTGCAACAAAGTTGACATATCGCAGTTGGTCATAACGAAAGAATTGACAAAAACGGATTACACAGCGAAACAGGCTCACGTTGAGCTGGCAgcaaaaatgaagaaacgtGACGCCGGGACAGCGCCTAAACTCGGTGACCGTGTACCGTACGTTTTCATAAGCGCGACCAAAGGCACACCGGCTTACATGAAAGCCGAGGATCCGATTTACGTTCTAGAAAACAACATTCCTATCGATACGACGTATTATTTGGAGAATCAGTTGTCGAAACCTCTGGTTCGAATATTTGAACCGATTCTCGGTGACAGAGCCGAGTCTCTTTTGCTCAAGGGAGAACACACGCGCACAAAGACTGTAGTTACATCGAGGGTCGGGGCTCTCGCAGCTTTCACACGCAAAAAAGAAGCTTGCATTGGATGTCGCGCAGTTTTGTCGGCGGATCGTGAAAAAATGGCGCTCTGTAAGTTCTGCGAAACGAAGGAAGTTGAGTTTTACCAAAAAGAATTGGCTACGGGGCGGAAACTGGAAGAAAAGTTTTGTAGATTGTGGACCGAGTGCCAAAGATGTCAGGGAAGTCTTCATCAAGAAGTTCTATGCACGAG cCGTGATTGCCCAATTTTCTATATGAGGAAAAAAGTCCAAATGGAGCTGGATACGCAAACAAAAAGGATCGAGAGATTCGGAATTCCGGACTGGTAG
- the DNApol-delta gene encoding DNA polymerase delta catalytic subunit isoform X1, translated as MNKGSFTASPVPAKKAKFGDDDDDLGRTFEAELADMDYDDDDFNVTHITGEPSTSRQINSVKPVIGPESKTTCEKWSRPAPPPLNPSKNSLTFQQIEVDHYVGTHLAGMPGSNVGPVPIMRMFGVTWEGNSVCCHVHGFCPYFFVTAPPKFTNEHCKPFKDALNTAVKKDMRSNPDNVQDAVLAVELVYKQTVYGYAGTEKSPFLRITVALQKLVAPSKRLIESENIYPAFYHDYRAFESNIDFDIRFMVDTNVLGCTWIELPANSWRFHVQSTTRCQIEVDVAWDAFIAHAPEGEWSKVAPFRILSFDIECAGRKGIFPEPNHDPVIQIANMVIKQGEPEPFIRNIFTLDTCAPIVGCQVMSFGTEQLMLQKWAEFVRDLDPDIFTGYNINNFDFPYLINRANHLNVRDFSYLGRVKNIKSVIKDQVLQSKQMGRRENKYVNFEGRVPFDLLLVLVRDYKLRSYTLNAVSYHFLQEQKEDVHHSIIADLQKGDAQTRRRLAVYCLKDAYLPLRLLDKLMCIIIYMEMARVTGVSLSSLLTRGQQIKVVSQLLRKTKEKDYLIPVHTGQGSDEQFDGATVLEPKRGFYKDPIATLDFSSLYPSIIMAHNICYTSLLGPKTVKQYNLQPDQYTVTPSNSYFAKASLCKGLLPEILENLLSARKKAKAELKKETDPLKQKVLDGRQYALKVSANSVYGFTGAQQGKLPCLEISGSVTAYGREMIEKTKQEVETHYRCENGYAHNAVVIYGDTDSVMVNFGVKEIEEAMKLGREAAEYVTDKFIKPIKLEFEKVYFPYLLINKKRYAGLYFTRPDKYDKMDCKGLETVRRDNCPLVANMMNTCLKKLLIDRNPEDALNYAKQIISDLLCNKVDISQLVITKELTKTDYTAKQAHVELAAKMKKRDAGTAPKLGDRVPYVFISATKGTPAYMKAEDPIYVLENNIPIDTTYYLENQLSKPLVRIFEPILGDRAESLLLKGEHTRTKTVVTSRVGALAAFTRKKEACIGCRAVLSADREKMALCKFCETKEVEFYQKELATGRKLEEKFCRLWTECQRCQGSLHQEVLCTSRDCPIFYMRKKVQMELDTQTKRIERFGIPDW; from the exons ggatgatgatgatgatctTGGAAGAACGTTCGAAGCCGAACTTGCGGATATGGATTATGATGATGACGATTTTAACGTAACTCACATTACTGGAGAG CCTTCAACAAGTCGACAAATAAATAGTGTCAAACCTGTTATA gGACCCGAATCCAAAACCACTTGTGAAAAATGGAGTCGACCGGCACCACCTCCGCTAAATCCAagcaaaaattctctcactttCCAACAGATTGAAGTCGACCATTATGTTG GTACCCACCTAGCAGGGATGCCAGGTAGTAACGTGGGACCAGTACCAATAATGAGAATGTTCGGAGTTACTTGGGAAGGCAACTCCGTTTGTTGTCACGTACATGGTTTTTGTCCCTATTTTTTCGTAACCGCACCACCAAAATTCACTAACGAACATTGCAAACCTTTCAAG GATGCTCTTAACACTGCGGTCAAAAAGGACATGAGATCTAATCCCGATAATGTACAAGATGCTGTTTTAGCAGTAGAACTTGTATACAAGCAGACTGTTTATGGATACGCAGGAACAGAGAAATCACCATTTTTGCGGATAACCGTTGCACTACAAAAACTTGTCGCACCTTCCAAAAGGTTGATCGAGTCAGAAAACATATATCCAGCTTTTTATCACGATTATCGAGCTTTCGAAAGCAACATCGATTTTGATATACG ATTTATGGTTGATACCAATGTTCTCGGATGTACATGGATCGAGTTGCCGGCCAACAGTTGGCGATTTCACGTTCAATCGACGACCCGATGTCAAATCGAGGTAGACGTCGCTTGGGACGCTTTTATCGCACATGCACCTGAGGGTGAATGGTCCAAAGTGGCGCCGTTCAGGATTCTCAGTTTTGATATCGAATGCGCTGGTCGCAAAG gtataTTTCCCGAACCAAACCATGATCCGGTCATTCAAATCGCAAATATGGTCATAAAACAGGGCGAACCAGAGCCATTTATTCGGAATATTTTTACCCTCGATACTTGCGCTCCGATTGTTGGATGCCAAGTCATGAGCTTCGGCACTGAACAGCTAATGTTACAG AAATGGGCCGAGTTTGTGCGCGATTTGGATCCTGACATTTTCACCGGATACAACATCAACAATTTCGATTTTCCGTATCTTATAAACCGAGCTAATCACCTTAACGTCAGGGATTTTAGTTATCTCGGTAGagtcaaaaatataaaatctgtTATAAAAGATCAAGTTCTTCAGAGCAAACAGATGGGACGGAGAGAGAACAAATATGTGAACTTTGAGGGACGTGTTCCATTCGATTTGCTACTG gTTCTCGTGCGTGATTACAAATTGCGATCATATACCCTGAATGCCGTAAGTTATCATTTTCTTCAAGAACAAAAAGAAGACGTTCACCACAGTATTATCGCTGATTTGCAAAAAGGGGACGCTCAAACTCGTCGTCGCCTGGCTGTTTATTGTTTGAAAGACGCGTACTTGCCACTTCGATTGCTCGACAAACTCATGTGCATTATTATTTACATGGAAATGGCAAGAGTCACAGGAGTCTCGCTCTCCAGTTTGCTCACTCGGGGACAACAAATCAAAGTTGTTTCACAACTTTTACGTAAG acgaaagaaaaagattatttgATACCCGTGCATACCGGTCAGGGTAGTGATGAACAGTTCGATGGCGCAACGGTTCTTGAGCCCAAAAGAGGTTTCTACAAAGATCCCATCGCTACGTTGGATTTCAGTTCTCTATACCCGAGTATCATAATGGCTCACAACATCTGTTACACGTCTTTGCTCGGCCCAAAAACCGTAAAACAATACAATCTTCAGCCTGATCAATACACCGTGACTCCATCGAACTCATATTTCGCCAAAGCGTCCCTGTGTAAAGGTCTTTTGCCAGaaattctggaaaatttaTTGTCAGCGAGGAAGAAGGCAAAGGCTGAATTAAAGAAAGAGACTGATCCGCTGAAACAAAAAGTACTCGATGGTAGACAATACGCCTTGAAAGTCTCCGCGAATTCTGTTTACGGTTTCACGGGTGCTCAGCAAGGAAAACTGCCTTGCTTGGAAATATCTGGG AGTGTCACGGCTTACGGTCGAGAGATgatagaaaaaacaaaacaggaAGTGGAAACTCACTACAGATGTGAAAATGGTTATGCGCACAATGCGGTTGTAATTTACGGTGACACGGATTCGGTGATGGTGAATTTTGGAgtcaaagaaattgaagaagctATGAAACTTGGAAGAGAAGCTGCTGAATATGTAACGGATAAATTTATCAAACCCATAAAGCTAGAATTCGAGAAGGTTTATTTTCCTTATCTtcttataaacaaaaaacgttATGCCGGACTTTACTTCACGAGACCCGACAAATACGACAAAATGGATTGTAAGGGATTGGAAACTGTGCGGAGGGACAATTGTCCTTTGGTTGCAAATATGATGAATACGTGCTTGAAAAAACTACTCATCGATCG AAACCCGGAGGATGCTTTGAACTACGCTAAGCAAATAATCAGCGATTTGCTTTGCAACAAAGTTGACATATCGCAGTTGGTCATAACGAAAGAATTGACAAAAACGGATTACACAGCGAAACAGGCTCACGTTGAGCTGGCAgcaaaaatgaagaaacgtGACGCCGGGACAGCGCCTAAACTCGGTGACCGTGTACCGTACGTTTTCATAAGCGCGACCAAAGGCACACCGGCTTACATGAAAGCCGAGGATCCGATTTACGTTCTAGAAAACAACATTCCTATCGATACGACGTATTATTTGGAGAATCAGTTGTCGAAACCTCTGGTTCGAATATTTGAACCGATTCTCGGTGACAGAGCCGAGTCTCTTTTGCTCAAGGGAGAACACACGCGCACAAAGACTGTAGTTACATCGAGGGTCGGGGCTCTCGCAGCTTTCACACGCAAAAAAGAAGCTTGCATTGGATGTCGCGCAGTTTTGTCGGCGGATCGTGAAAAAATGGCGCTCTGTAAGTTCTGCGAAACGAAGGAAGTTGAGTTTTACCAAAAAGAATTGGCTACGGGGCGGAAACTGGAAGAAAAGTTTTGTAGATTGTGGACCGAGTGCCAAAGATGTCAGGGAAGTCTTCATCAAGAAGTTCTATGCACGAG cCGTGATTGCCCAATTTTCTATATGAGGAAAAAAGTCCAAATGGAGCTGGATACGCAAACAAAAAGGATCGAGAGATTCGGAATTCCGGACTGGTAG
- the Arl1 gene encoding ADP-ribosylation factor-like protein 1 gives MGGLLSYFRNLIGNREMRILILGLDGAGKTTILYRLQVGEVVTTIPTIGFNVEQVTYKNLKFQVWDLGGQTSIRPYWRCYYSNTDAIIYVVDSADKDRIGISKDELLYMLREDELQGAILVVLANKQDMAGCLSVAEVHQALGLDALKNRTFQIFKTSATKGEGLDQAMDWLSNALQSRK, from the exons atgg GTGGGTTGCTCAGTTATTTTCGCAACTTAATTGGTAATCGGGAAATGCGAATCCTTATTCTAGGTCTCGATGGTGCTGGTAAAACGACTATTTTATACAG GTTGCAGGTTGGTGAAGTTGTCACAACAATACCTACTATAGGATTCAATGTTGAACAAGTTACATACAAGAATCTCAAATTCCAAGTTTGGGATCTTGGTGGACAAACCAGCATACG acCTTATTGGAGATGTTACTATTCCAATACAGACGCAATAATTTACGTGGTCGATTCAGCAGATAAGGATAGGATAGGAATATCGAAAGACGAACTATTGTATATGTTGCGG GAGGACGAGCTTCAAGGGGCGATTCTAGTAGTGCTGGCGAACAAACAAGACATGGCGGGTTGTCTGAGCGTTGCAGAGGTTCATCAAGCTCTCGGTCTGGATGCCCTGAAAAACAGAACGTTCCAAATATTCAAGACATCAGCGACGAAGGGCGAAGGCTTAGACCAAGCGATGGATTGGCTTTCGAACGCGTTGCAAAGTAGAAAATGA